Genomic DNA from Longimicrobium sp.:
GACGCGGACGAGCACGCACTGCGAATCGCCGTCGTCCAGCAGCATCTTGCCATCCGGGGTCAGGGTGATGGGCGAGCGCACCCCCGGCTGCCCTTCCAGCCACAGCCGCCCGCCGTCTTCCACGATCTGCGCGTGAAGCTCCAGCGTGGCGCCGGGATCCAGGATCATGTACAGCACCTCGCCATCGACGTCGATGATCATCGTCACGTCCCCGAACTCCGTGCGAAGAATCGGGTCGGCCGGATCGACCACCCACACGCCCACTACGTTCTGCAGCGTAACGGGGCCGAAACAGACCATCCTCAGCGCTCCAAGATCAGGGTGACGGGACCATCGTTCACCAGCTCCACCTGCATCATCGCCCCGAACTCGCCGGTCTGCACCGGGAGCCCCGTGGCCCGCAGCATCTCCAGGAACCGCTCGTACAGCGGAATGGCGATCTCCGGCCGCGCGGCCTCGACGAAGCTGGGCCGGCGCCCCTTGCGCGTGTCGCCGTACAGCGTGAACTGCGATACCACCAGCAGCCCCCCGCCCGCGTCCTGCACCGAGCGGTTCATCTTTCCCTCGTCGTCCGCGAAGATGCGCAGCCCGGCCACCTTTTCCGCCATCCACGCCAGCGCCTCGTCGCCGTCACCATCGGTGAAGCCCACGAGCAGCAGCAGGCCGGGGCCGATCTCACCCGTCACGCGCTCGCCGACGGTGACGCGCGCGCGGGCTACTCGCTGCAGGACGATGCGCATGTCAGTGGCGAATGGCGAGCACTTCCAGCATGGGCGGCGTGGCGAAGAACCCGCCGGGATGCGCCTCGGCGGCCCGCCACGCGGCGTCGAACGCCAGCCGCTCGTCCTCCGTCATCGCTCCGGAGGCGACCAGCGCCGGCAGGTAGTTGTCGAAGAACGTCCGCGGCCAGCGCCACAGGACATCGCCCGGCCGGGCCACGCGGTGCACGGGGGTGATGGAAAGCACCTCCAGCCCCGCATCGGCCATCATGGCCGGCAGCCGTGCGCCTACGGCCGGATCTCCCCCGCTTTCCCGCCACTGCGCAATCACGATGTCGATGCCGCGGCGGAATGCGGGATGCTCGGGAACGAGCTGCAGCCCCTCGTAGTGCGAGTAGTCGTGGATCACCATCCGCCCGCCCGGCTTCAGCGCACGAGCCGCGCCACGAATGGCCTCTTCAGGGCGCCTAAGGTAGGTGAGTACCCAGCGCGAGTAGACGCCGTCGAACTCCCCCGCCGCAAGCTCCAGCGATTCCGCGTCCTGCACGTGGGCCACCACGTTCCCCAGCCCGCGCGCAGCGGCCTGCGCCCGCGTGTGCGCCACGAAGCGCGGCGAGACGTCCACCCCCGTCACGCTCCCGCCCTGGCCGACGAGCAGGGCCAGGTCGCAGGTGGTGTAGCCGGGCCCGCAGCCCAGGTCCAGCACGTGGCTTCCGGCGCCGAACCCGGCTCGATGCCACGCCGCCGCCGCCTCGCGGATCCACACCTGGTGCTGAAAACCCAGCCGACGCAGCTCGTCATCGTGGGTGCCGAACAGGTATTCGTTTTCTTCAGGCATCTGCATCGGGGGTGCGTGGGCGCCAACATAAGCGGCGGGCGGCCTGTCTGCGAGGGGAACATTTGACGCCCGACGTTCACCCCAGAGATGCGGAAATCGCAGACACACGACCCGCCACGATTCTCATAAAAAAATTAGGACAGGTCCATGCCGAGCTGCGCATCCGCGTGCGGCGCGGCGTCGGGCGAGGCGGGGGCGGCGGCGTCCTGCTCCCGGATCCACCGCTCGATGACGGCGACGACGTGCGCTCGCTCGGAATCCGCCAGCTCCCGCCCTTTTGGAATGCGGTGCCACTTGGCCAGGCAGCCGCGGCAGCAGGTGGCGGTGGCATGCTGGGCGACGAACACCGGGTGCCCGCGCATGGGCGTCTGCTTGCCGTCGTTCAGCGGCTCGGCGGGGGCCAGGCGGGCCGCGATCATCTCGTCTGCGTGGCGCAGCACGGTGTCCATCCCCTTGCCCCGCAGGTACGCCAGGTCCGCTCCGCGCAGCCGGAAGCGGCGGCGGAAGGCGGAGCGGCCGAGCGCCTGGAAGAGCGCGTCCAGCGGATCGGGGGAAGGGTGGGCCATGTGCAACGGTAGACGGGCGGCGAAACGATGGTGGAAAGGTGGATCACGCCCTCGCGTGACGGCGCGCGGCGGTGTATCGTCCTGTCTTGCGACACGCCACCAACGACACTCGCCCCAGACACAGCCGAATGGCCTCCGCGAACGACGCCGGGCAGCAGCCCGCGAGAAGCAACAACCTGTCCAAGGCAGCCGCGGTGCTGGGCGCCGCCGGCCTCCTCCTGTACATCATGGGAGTCAAGCGCCGCCACCGGCTGGACAACGAGCGCGAGCCCGCTGGGGGCCGCCGGTCGGAGCGCCGCGACGGCTGATCGAGCTTCGGCGGGGAAGAAACAGGTGCCCGGCCGCCGCGTGCGCCCGGGCACCTCGTTGTTCATCCGCCAGACCCCTGCCCGGCCAGGTCGATGGCCCACAGGCTCTCCTCGCCGGTGATGAACAGCCGCAATCCATCCACCCCGCCGAACGTGCAGTTGGAGCACAAGTGAGGCGTGGGGATCAGCCCCAGCGCCTCCCCCGCCGCCGAGAACACCTGCACGCCCGCGCCGGACGAGGTCCACACCCGTCCCCGCGCATCCACGGCGAACCCGTCCGGCACCCCGTCTTGGATCACGGCGAACGCGCGGCGATTGGAAAGCGTGTAGTCTTCCGCCACGTCGAAGGCGATGATCTCGTGCCGGTCCAGGTCGGAATCCGCCACGTACAGCGTCCTCCCGTCGGGCGCGAACCCGAGCCCGTTCGGCTGCTCCAGGTCCGCCATCCGCGTCAGCGCGCCCGTCCCGGGTTCGAACCGGTAGACGCTGCGATGGTCCAGCTCCGGCTCGCCCGGGCAGCCCTGCCGGGGGTTCTGCAATCCGTACGTGGGATCGGTGAACCAGATGGCGCCATCCGCGGCCACGACCGCGTCGTTGGGCGAGTTCAGCCGGCGTCCCTGGTACTCGCTCACCAGGATCCTGGGCTCGCCGCTCCCGTCGGACGTGCTGACGCAGCGCCGCCCGTGCTCGCAGTGGATCAGCCGGTTGCCATCCAAGGCATTCCCGTTGATGAACGCGGTCGCATCGATCAGCACGTCCACCGCCCCGTCCGGCCTCCATCCGAACAGCCGCCGCCCTTCGACGTCGCTCCACACCAGCATGTCGCGCGCGGCCCACCACACCGGCCCCTCGGCCCACAGCGCCTCGCGATAAAGCGACATCAGGCGCGCGCCAGGCGCCAGCACCGGCTCGAAACGAGGATCGTACGCGATGGGTGCGTCGACATCCTCCACGGGCGCGGGCGGTCCGGGCTGGCGCACGCGGCAGACAGACTGGGGCTGGACGGACGGCATCGGCTGCTGGCTCTGAAGATCGTGATGGGCGCGTCCGGGCGGATGCAACTTCCGCCCCGGCTCCCCATCAGCCGTGAGATCATCGATACTCTCGGACGGAGTGCAGCGCGAGCCCCGGCGGGTCTGGCCCCTACGAGTACGCGATGTATCTTCCCCCCGGATGCCTTTTCCCGGACCGCCAACGGATTGAGCCGATGCCCGCGACCGATTTTCTGCAGCGTAACCGCGAACAGCACCTGGACGAGCTGAAGGACTGGCTCCGCATTCCCAGCGTCAGCGCCAAGAGCGAGCACAAGGCCGACACCGCGCAGGCCGCGGACTGGCTGGCGGACCGCATGCGCGAGGCGGGGCTGCAGACGGTGGAGGTGATTCCCACCGCGGGGCACCCCGTCGTCCTGGGCGAGTGGCGCGGCGCACCGGAAGGCGCGCCCACGCTGCTGATCTACGGGCACTACGACGTGCAGCCGCCCGAGCCGCTGGACGAGTGGACCACCGCCCCGTTCGAGCCCGAGGTGCGCGACGGCAACCTGTACGCGCGCGGCTCCGTGGACGACAAGGGCCAGGTGTACCTTCACGTGAAGGCCGTGCACGCCATGCTCGCCGACGGCGGCACCCTGCCCGTGAACGTGGTGTTCTGCGTGGAGGGCGAGGAAGAGATCGGCTCGCCCAACCTGGCCGGCTTCCTCAAGGCCAACGTGCAGCGGCTGGCCTGCGACGCGGTGGTGATTTCCGACACCACGATGTTCGCGCCGGGCCTCCCCAGCATCACCACGGGGCTGCGCGGGCTGGCGTACATGGAGATCCGCGTGCAGGGCCCGTCTACGGACCTGCACTCCGGCGCGTACGGCGGCGCGGTGGTGAACCCCGCCAACGTGCTGGCGCGCATCATCTCGCAGCTTCACGACGAGCGCGGCCGGGTGAACATCCCCGGCTTCTACGACCGTGTCCGCGAGCTGACGGCCGAGCAGCGCGAGGCCATCGCCGCCCTGCCCTTCGAGGAAGAGAACCTGCGCAAGGAAGTGGGCGCCCCCAAGCTGGGCGGCGAGGCCGGCTTCGGGCCGCTGGAGCGCATCTGGGCGCGGCCCACATTGGACGTCAACGGCATGCTTTCCGGCTACACCGGCGAGGGCGCCAAGACGGTGCTCCCCGCACGCGCCATGGCCAAGGTGTCCATGCGCCTGGTGCCCGACCAGGACTTCCACGAGGTGGAGCGCCTGTTCATCGACCACGTCAATTCCCTGGCGCCCGAGGGCGTGACGGTGGAAGTGGTGGCGCTGCACGGCGGCCAGCCCTGGCTGGCCGAGGGCGGCGGGCCGGTGTTCGACGCGGCCGCGCGCGCGCTGGAGCAGGCGTGGGGGCGCAAGCCGGTCTTCATCCGCGAGGGCGGCTCCATCCCCATCGTGCAGGCATTCCAGGAGACGCTGGGCGCGCCGGTGCTGATGATCGGTTTCGGGCTGCCGGGCGAGAACGCGCACGCGCCCAACGAGTGGATGTCCGTCGAGAACTTCCAGAAGGGCGCCGAGGCCGTCGCGCTGATGTACGAGGAATTGCGGTGAACGCTG
This window encodes:
- a CDS encoding dipeptidase: MPATDFLQRNREQHLDELKDWLRIPSVSAKSEHKADTAQAADWLADRMREAGLQTVEVIPTAGHPVVLGEWRGAPEGAPTLLIYGHYDVQPPEPLDEWTTAPFEPEVRDGNLYARGSVDDKGQVYLHVKAVHAMLADGGTLPVNVVFCVEGEEEIGSPNLAGFLKANVQRLACDAVVISDTTMFAPGLPSITTGLRGLAYMEIRVQGPSTDLHSGAYGGAVVNPANVLARIISQLHDERGRVNIPGFYDRVRELTAEQREAIAALPFEEENLRKEVGAPKLGGEAGFGPLERIWARPTLDVNGMLSGYTGEGAKTVLPARAMAKVSMRLVPDQDFHEVERLFIDHVNSLAPEGVTVEVVALHGGQPWLAEGGGPVFDAAARALEQAWGRKPVFIREGGSIPIVQAFQETLGAPVLMIGFGLPGENAHAPNEWMSVENFQKGAEAVALMYEELR
- the dtd gene encoding D-aminoacyl-tRNA deacylase, coding for MRIVLQRVARARVTVGERVTGEIGPGLLLLVGFTDGDGDEALAWMAEKVAGLRIFADDEGKMNRSVQDAGGGLLVVSQFTLYGDTRKGRRPSFVEAARPEIAIPLYERFLEMLRATGLPVQTGEFGAMMQVELVNDGPVTLILER
- a CDS encoding DUF4186 domain-containing protein; amino-acid sequence: MAHPSPDPLDALFQALGRSAFRRRFRLRGADLAYLRGKGMDTVLRHADEMIAARLAPAEPLNDGKQTPMRGHPVFVAQHATATCCRGCLAKWHRIPKGRELADSERAHVVAVIERWIREQDAAAPASPDAAPHADAQLGMDLS
- a CDS encoding SMP-30/gluconolactonase/LRE family protein, with the translated sequence MPSVQPQSVCRVRQPGPPAPVEDVDAPIAYDPRFEPVLAPGARLMSLYREALWAEGPVWWAARDMLVWSDVEGRRLFGWRPDGAVDVLIDATAFINGNALDGNRLIHCEHGRRCVSTSDGSGEPRILVSEYQGRRLNSPNDAVVAADGAIWFTDPTYGLQNPRQGCPGEPELDHRSVYRFEPGTGALTRMADLEQPNGLGFAPDGRTLYVADSDLDRHEIIAFDVAEDYTLSNRRAFAVIQDGVPDGFAVDARGRVWTSSGAGVQVFSAAGEALGLIPTPHLCSNCTFGGVDGLRLFITGEESLWAIDLAGQGSGG
- a CDS encoding methyltransferase domain-containing protein, whose product is MPEENEYLFGTHDDELRRLGFQHQVWIREAAAAWHRAGFGAGSHVLDLGCGPGYTTCDLALLVGQGGSVTGVDVSPRFVAHTRAQAAARGLGNVVAHVQDAESLELAAGEFDGVYSRWVLTYLRRPEEAIRGAARALKPGGRMVIHDYSHYEGLQLVPEHPAFRRGIDIVIAQWRESGGDPAVGARLPAMMADAGLEVLSITPVHRVARPGDVLWRWPRTFFDNYLPALVASGAMTEDERLAFDAAWRAAEAHPGGFFATPPMLEVLAIRH